GAAGTTACTGACCAATgatgacatttttgttgttgttgttgtttttatcaaGTTGTTTTAAAGTGAAGTTACTGACCAATGATgacattttgtgttgttttttagaTCTCTACATAAAATaccttaaatattaaatttttaaattttaaatattaaatctttcTGAAGATGATTTCTAATAACTATATACAGTTTATATTTGAGTAATTACTCAGTTTCTTATAAGGAAGAAAGCTTTCTTACACCAGTAATATTTATGAAGATACCAGCCTCTACCAGCGTAATTCCAGGGAGTTACGTTACTGCCAGTTTTCCGGCCCAtgagcagaagaagaaaatggccACGTTGCACTGGTGGGCCTCATGACACCAGCCCCATGTATCACAgtcctgtgtatgtgtgtctgcttTCCAGTGTGTCATGTGTACAGATGTCCGTGCAGGCTTTTACACATTTATTGACTCTGTTTTTACAAAGTCTCAGAATATACGCCTTTCCTTCATGTTGCAAAttggaaaaatgggtgaaatACAGTGAAAAGCAAATTCTAGTTTTGCGTGGAACTGTCATGGAGTATGCTTCTCTGCACCTGTCAGGCCTAATACTGTGTTTAACTTAGATCATTGGGTGGAAAAGGGACAGACAGGAAACTGAGCACTAAAGCTCTTAAAGGAAATAATGAGATAGATTCAGAAGCTTCCTGTTAGACTTTTGTCAGTGgttaactattttaaaagttcacttGTGCTTTGAACCAGCAGGTTCCATAGACCTGCAGGCTTTATGTGACATGTGTTTTCTTCTCCCCAAGGAGTCAGAGTGTTCATCGAAAAGAAAGCACAGCTAACACTTTTAGGAACAGAAATGGACTATGTTGAAGATAAATTATCCAGTGAGTTTGTTTTCAATAACCCAAACATCAAAGGAACGTGTGGCTGTGGAGAAAGCTTTAATATTTGACTACTCTGGCTGTAAGCTCCAAGAACACTCATGGAAGTCCTAGGGCTTACTGAAGAAATCATGTGACTGTCACGTGCTTAAAGTTTATAATGTATGACTGCCTTACACggaaaataaaatgatgcattTTGAAAGTGAAGCCAGTGTGTTAGATTCCAGAAGAAGCGATACTTGTATTCTTCTTAGAGGCAGAAAACGAGAAGCCATTCCTCTCTTTGGGTCATTTTCCtgatttgtaaagaaaaaaaaatcctaccctGCACTTAATTGTCTTGCATCCTTTCTATTAGAACCAGCTTCATGAACGCTGTCTACCTGGGAGGATTtcaggaaatgtatttttaatacgTGTGCACGCCATAGCTCGCTGTTGAGAGTGGCGTGAACGTGCATTTCCGACCAGATCGATGGCTCGTAAAATTTGGAGGCAGAAGATCCTGAGAGCGGGCGTGACGTGGAACTGCACTGGTTTTCTCCCCAAACTTGACACAGCATTTCTACATTTGTATCCAAAATGTCTTTGTCAGATGCCTCATTTGCTTTACTCTTTAGCAACACCAGCCAGTAGATGAAAGTATCGAACAGAGATTTCCTTGAACTGCAGTGCAGAACAGTTCTGAGAGATGGCATCAAAAGGTAAGAAAGACTTCACCCactgtttttaatccatttctttTGCCACCCAAAACATCCCCTCAAAGGTTGAATCTCAGGCTGGTGTCTTATAAGCCATCCAGCACACCCCCTCGATTCTGTACCTGGGGAAGCAGCCCCCAGTTCCAGCACACCCCCTCGATTCCGTTCCTGGGGAAGCAGCCCCCAGTTCGTCCACCCTCACTCCGGGGGCTGTGTAGCCGCAGAGCTGGGACGACTCTCTCCTCCCGCCCGTGTAGGGGACAGTAGCTCTGCAGTCAGTGAAGATCAGTGTGTGGTCTGGCTTCTTCATCTGATTGGCATTTTGATAAGGTTTCTTTGTAATTTGTTGAAGCTCatactttggttattttattttgagtgagAAGAATCTTATTTTAAAACCCACTTATGTGAATTACCATCTTGTTTCCTTAGAACTTTGAAACAGTGGTTTATGCTAGCAGAGAAGACATTTGTAGCAACCCCGAAATATCCTTTTAAATATAGTCATCAGTTTGAAGCAGCACATGAGggtcttttcttaaaatttccaatACATGTACACTTTCTGGATCTCAAGTTCAATGACTGAAATTCTTAACCTAACATTTCGTCACCAACTTTCCTTTGAAGGCATTCTTTTTGCCATTTAGTTACTGGGTTTCCTGGGTTTGACATATTAAGTGTTCTATGAGAAGACACATACGCTTTTTTTTGAAAGCTGACTTTGTATTGAAGTCGCCGTCCTCTTTATGTCCGTCGTGTTTACTGaagtacctggcacagagtaCACCACCGCTCCGAGCAGTAGCTGTATGTACGTGCTCCTGAGTCCACGTTGTTAATGATTGTCAGCCCACTTATTATCTGTGCAATACTGTACGTATGTAGAGATTGAATtgtcaataaaaaaagaacatggccTCTTTGTGATCATAAAATTGCCTTTTCTTTATAATGAAGAAGGGTTTGGGAATAGTAGCTCTTCCAGCGACTAATGAATAATGGCTGTTTTCTCTAACCAGTGTCGTCACCAGCAGGCATTTTCTGTGCCAGATTCTGTTGCATCATCATCTTGCTGCTGTGTTCTCCATGCAGCCCTTTGACAGAgccatttgggatttttcttggcCCCAGACACGCCAGCATTCCCTTTCTTCTGCAGCCTGTCTTCTCCCTGTTTTGCTTCCTCCGTCCTCTCACACAGATTCCTTCTCATGTTCTCGTGTCATAATCTCTCCCTGGAATGCTCTTTCCAGATCTGTCTTCCAGGCTTTATGTTCACCTTGGGCATGTTCATAAGCACCTGCTCTCCGCCTGCTCTGAGGTTTCACAGATGACTGGAGCTACTCCTCAACCCCAAGAGATCTTAGGGTTGGCAAATGAGACACCAATGAAGAGAACGCTCTAAGTGTTGCAGTAGGTAAAATGTATTGCCTGCTTGCTCCATGCCAGGAGCTGTTTGAATGCAACCTTCACAGTAAGCCAGTGAGGTACGTCTGACTCCtgtcatttcatagatgagaaatcGAAGCATGACGTGAACAAAATAGTGGACCTAAGTAACACGGTCAGCGGCCAGGTCAGAGTGACCGCCCACTTCATCAGGCACCAGCCTGTGCTCCTAGCAGTCGGGCCATGCTGCATGTTCTAGCACCCAGATGGCTGCGCTTTCTAAGAAGTTGTCTTCGAAGTCGTGACACTTAGGCCAAGTTTTAAAAACCCTGAGAGAttaggggaagagggaagagaacagACAAAACTAAAAAGGATTGAAAGCATGTAGGAAGCTAAGTTCTCCAAAGAATATGAAGCAGAAGGGCAACAGGACAGAGAACATTGGGGCTTTTACTTTCTGCACAGGCAGGGAACCACTCAGTCATTACAAGGGGGCCATGAAAGCATCTGCATTCAGAAGTGTCTGGCTAGCTGGCTGCCTGTGGAGCATGGAGAAAGCTTGCCAGCGAGGAAGACAGAAGGAGGTACTGCAGAAGCCCGAGTGGGGCCTGAGGGGGAGACCGGTGAGAGGCTTCGGACGTGCCGTCGGCAAGACTCCATTGACCAGACCAAGCTCAGCAGGGCTGTGGTGTTGTGGCCCTTGGCTAATCACACTAGCAACACTTTAATGgggatttctgttgttttagtctTGCACAGTATCAAAAGGTTTTTGAATACGGAGCTTAATCATTTCTTCGGTGTTCATTTAACACCAGtcatgttgttattatttttgacaaaaaGACTGCAACAGCCACATCcttttcttacccatttcagcCAAGCTCCTCTTCAGACCATGGGTGGACCCTCTGAGAGGTCACTTCATAGTGCCCCCGTgtgacatggaggacatcagCTGCTGTGGTGGGAGCGTCACGCAGAGACAGGACCGATGGTTTTTTTAGTTAGAAGAGCAAACTAGAAGCCCACTCCAGTGGCTGAACTATCCCAGGAAGGATTTCAGGAGGCAGAGGCTATAGCACTCTTCTGCTACCTGCTGtctctctgtcctctgccccATGAGAATGATCTTCTCTTTGGCAAAGAGGAAGAGGTGGGTGGCGTTTGGAAAAATCCCTACTAGATCAGACGTCCGTAAGATTTCCAGTACTTCCTAGGTTTCATTCATCAGGAAATACCTCTAAAAAACAGCCTTTCTTGTCGTGTTTTGATGTCTGAGACCAGGAAATGCAAAAAGTCTGTGATGTTAAGCCGCCTGGTCATTTTCATGCCGTCAGCGGTGAGGCCTGTGGAACCTGCAGAGCTCTTTACAGGCGTCCAGTTTGTGCCTCAGTGCACACGTGCTGTGGGCCGCCAGATCACATCACCTCAAGGGTGAACACATGTAaccagcctgatgtgggggctcagtTCAGCGGTTCATGAGATGCCGGCTTGCAAACCTGTAGGTCTGGGGAGAGATACACCTGGATTTAAATCACCTTAAAAGGCTACAAAACGACAGAGCCCATAATTACACATGGGTTAGGTGATTTCTCTGAGCCTGTTGCCCCTTCTGTGGAACAGTCTCAGGATTTGGGGGAATTTGATGAGCTAATTACACATAAACAGCATGCACGTTAGAGTTAAAAAGAGTTTGTAGTTTTAGTCCTTTACACCTTTGGTTTTTAGTCAAAGCCAGAGTTTAGGGAAAGGAATATTTCCATTCAATTAGGAAGTTACTGCGCCATATTAAAATCTGGGGGAGATTTCCTTATTTCTCTACGTGACCACAAATATAATCATATagagaaatgtttttctctttgtagcTAATTAGCCGTTAAGAGAATTCCCATGTCCGGGggcctgagaggctcagtcagttaagcatctgccttcagctcaggtcgggatcccaggatcctgggactgagccccatgtctggctccctgctcggcaggaagcgggcttctcactctgcctctgcagctccctctgcttgtgcatgctctcccacccccttaaataaaatcttagaaatgaaagaaaagcccATGTAGAGAGATATGTCTTAACCAAGTAGCTGAACCCCCTCCTTGGGCTAGAGGATTGGGGATCCACCTACCCTGTCCCTTTGTGATGCGGAGCCGTCTTGGGGGGTGAGCCACAGTGGGATATGCGACAGCGACTGCCTCCCTTGCTCTTCACCAAAACCTTCGGTAAAGGCTAGGGTTCTCATGAATGAAGAACATAATCTTCCCCCCAGCAAGGGCTCTGTACCAGTGATAGCGCCCCAACATAAAATTTCCCTAGGTCTTTGATAACCCTAGTGGATTGCATCATAGGTTTAATTCCATGAACAGGTAATTCCCACCTGTTTACTGTCAAGTACACGTTTAGAGGTGCCttactggctcagtcagaagagcatgcagcgcttgatctcaaggtcttgagtttgagccccacactggccgTAGGGATTACTAAAATAACTTTACGTGTTTATTGTTCTCCATAGATTCCACGTCTTCAAGCAATCCTCAAACTTCAGAGTATGAATGAATCTGAGGATCTTGTTAATAGTGCAGACCTGATCCCAAAGGTCTAGGGGACCCTGGGGTTCTGCATGTTGAGCCAAGGTCCAAGTAAAGCCCATGCTCATGCTTTGCAGACCACATTTGAGTAGGAAGGTTTTTAACTATCTCCAGAGAGTACCTGCTTGTATTAAGTGATAATTCGCACTTGTGTGTGTTTTTACCGACTGCCCCACTACGGTGTTCAGGGCTTCTGATCGGCCCAAGATGTGGCTATGTTGCCACCCTTGAGATGATGGGACCGCTCAGACTGCTTACCTGCCAATTTTAACTGTAAGCACTGTCTGATACCTTTCAATATTGTGAAATACTTAATGTCTCAAGGATGTCCAGCCCCATTTCCACTTAGCTTCCTTGGTGGCTGGGTGCCCAGCTCAGTCCCCACTGTATTACCCAGCACAACCAGGCGACCTGGACAGCCCATAAGTCGTTTTGACCCTAATATTCTGGAACCAGAATCTTCTCAGATAGACCCAGTTTGACATCTCAGGGAGGGGAATCTTGCACAGCCCTTCTCTGAGCAGCCACAGAAAGTGGCACAGGGCCTTGCCTTTCCTCAGGAAATGTGTTTTGTGGTAAACTGCACAGAAGAGAATTTACCATTTAAGCCAGTTTAGACGGTGCAGTTCAGTGGCCATAAGTACCTTCACAACCGTCACCATCCGTCtatagaactttctcatcttcccaaactgaaactccatacccattaaacactaactgtTTGTTCCGACCCGCCGCCAGTCTCCTGTCTCTGGACTTGTCCAGTCTAGGCACCTCAGCCCCGCAGTCACACAGCATGTGTCTCGTGTGTCTGGTCAAGGCATACAGTTTTAATCTTCATCAGCAGGAGGCATGGCCTACATAGTTACTACCGCTGCGCTTTAACCCATGCTGGTGGAGTCTGACTGGCCACTGACGATGTGTCTGCTGATAGTTGTTAATGAACAATTGAGGGCAGTTTAAGAAAAACATCAGGAGAAAAAGCATCAAAAGACTGCACTCAACAGACCCAGACAAAATTCCTTCTGAGGACTTGGGAGAAACAGGTAAAACGAAGTTAAATATATAGCGTAACCCTCACTTTTGTCAGGGAACAAAGCCCAGCGACATAATTTGGTGCTACAACAGATCTTTTCTCCCTCCGTTTCCTCCCAGCGCAGCCCCAGTCCACTTGTAGCCAGACCTTGTGGGCAGAGGTAGAAAGCCGTCTGTCTCCGGTAACTGCCTCGATTTCTCTTCTGCATCTTTCCATATCTATAGAAGGGAAAACTTGACAATTCAGTTACTTAATTTACTACTTTTTCAGTTAACTTACTACTTAATCAGCCACTTTTTAAGATGTCCAGCCTCCACATTCCACCCATTACCCTCCTACAGGAAGATAGTCCCATGACCCTTCGTGTCATGCAGCTGATTATGTGACCTTGAGGAGGTCCATATGTCACAATGCATATTTACCAACACTAAGCATTAGGATTGCCAGATCCAGGCCAGCCCAAGGGGTATCAGATGAATGAGACCCAGCCCTGCTCCCAGACATGCCGGTTCCTGAACAAGATGGCCACATAAACAATTAAAAGCAAGTGGTAAGTGCCACCCGTAAGGGCataatgagagaagagagaacggGGATTTCAGCCAGCGTGGGCGTGGCTAGGAGAGAAGGGGTGAGGTGGGACATGCGGAGAGACTGGAGAGGCTGGTGCTGAGGGATGAGGTGGTGGCTGGCTTCACCTGCCAATCAGGGTTGGGAAAAGGGCCTCCTTCCAGCAGGTCAGCGGGAAGCTGGTCCCAGCTGGCCGTGACTGAACTCACCAGCCCCCCTCTTCCCTTGGGGCCATCACTTAGCAGCCTtgccctcttcctgcctttcttccccACCCACCGTGTTCCCACTGACTCTGAGCCCTGACctggctctcctctccctctgcctgtcctcacaCCCAGCCCTGGGAGTGTACGGCCCTGGTAGATGCAACAGTTTGAAAGAGGAGGCGATCAGAAGATAGTAGAGCGCTCCCTCTCCCGGCTCCCCTTGGGCCAAACTGCATGGTGGAAATAAATGAGCTCATCAAACTGGCTTCCATCCAAAGCTGCCAGGTGttacctcctccccctgcccaagCAGGCCTGTCAGCCCAGCCAGTGTC
This is a stretch of genomic DNA from Mustela lutreola isolate mMusLut2 chromosome 12, mMusLut2.pri, whole genome shotgun sequence. It encodes these proteins:
- the ISCA1 gene encoding iron-sulfur cluster assembly 1 homolog, mitochondrial isoform X3; this translates as MSASLVRATVRAVSKRKLQPTRAALTLTPSAVNKIKQLLKDKPEHNIQRQKEILMKKLFKMEESFLTPVIFMKIPASTSVIPGSYVTASFPAHEQKKKMATLHWSQSVHRKESTANTFRNRNGLC